CCATGTGGTTGGCGACCGCGAACACGTGCTCCGCGATCCGCGCCCGCATGGCGAACATGCCCATGAGGATGAACATGGGGATGATGGTCAGCGAGAAGCTCGCCGTCGCGCTGAACGGTACCGAGCCGAGCACATTGGTGGTGTAGTCGGTACCCTGCAGGATCCCGAGGCCCAGCGCCCCCGTCAGCGCGAGCGAGAGCGCGACCGGCATGCGCAGCATGAGCAGCACGAGCAGCAGGGCGACCACCGCGAGCACGATCATTGTGACGAGCATGACTGGCCTCCCATCAGCGGGAGGGTGCGGGTGCGATCCCTACGCATCGAGCACCACCTCCGTCTCTTCTCCGTAAGCGGTGCGCCCCCGGATCACGCGCACCAGGTTGACGATCGCGACGACCGTCCAGAACAGCACGCCGACGGCGATGATCCAGCGCAGGGGCCAGATCGGCCACTGCACGAGGCCGAACCGGGTCTCGCTCATGCTCGTGGACTGCGCGGCGCGCAGGAACAGGGCGGCGGTCGTCCAAGCGAGAATGCCCGTGTTGAGCACCCAGACGAGCATCGAGACGACGCGAGCCGGCACCGGCTTCAAACGATCGGTGACGACGGTGACAGCGACGTGACCGCCCTGAATCGAGGTCCATGCCAGACCGAGGAACACGGAGGCGACCAGCGCGGTCTCCGCGATCTCCATCATCCCCGGCAAGCTCGCCCGCGTGATGCTGCGCACGAGCACATCGATCACGGTCGCGAGCATGAGCACGACGAGCGCGCTCGCCGCGACGACGCCCAGCGCGGCGCTGCACCGCTGCAACAGGCGGTCGAAAGCCGATCCGCCGGGTTCCGCAGAGGTTCCCATACCGAGCCCTACCGATCCCGCCAGAACTCGAAGGCGCGGGTGTGGTCAACGTCGCCGAGCGCCTCGAGCGCCTCACCCATGGCGCCCGTCACCGCGTCGCAGACGGGAGCCTCGCGACCGGCGGCCCGCTGCACGCGCTGGGCGATCCGCACATCCTTCGTGAACAGCGGCAGGGCGAACCCGCTGGCAAAGCGGCCATCGACGACGTGCTCGGGCAGCACGTGGGTGGTCACGAAGCTCTGACCCGTGGACGCGTTGAACACGTCGACCATCACCGAGGGATCGAGGCCGAAACGGCTTCCCGCTATCAACGCCTCTGAGGAGGCCGTGAACGCCGCAGCGGCGACGAAGTTGTTGAGCGCCTTCATCGCGTGCCCGGTGCCCAGCCTGCCCGTTCGGAAGATGCGGGAGCTCATGGTCTCGATCACCGGGATCGCACGCTCGGCTGCGGCGTCGTCGTCGGCCCCGAGCATGATCGAGAGCGTGCCGTCGACCGCGCGCTCCCGCGCACCGGAGACCGGCGCGTCGACCATCGCATACCCCGCCCTCTCCAGCGCCTCGCCGGTCTCGACCGTCTCCGTCGGATCCGAGGAGCTCATATCGACGAACACGGTTCCGGGCCGAGCGGGAATCCTCGGCGCTCCGTCGTCATCGAGGAGCGCCCGGCGCACGATCGCGCTCGTCGGCAGCATCATCACGATGACCTCGCGATCGGAGAGGTCGGAGACGCTCGACACCGCCGTCGCACCGATGCGGGCGGCGAGCTTCCGCGCCCGATCCTGATCCACGTCGAAGAGGGCGAGGTCGAACGCGCCCGATGCCGAGATGTTGCTCGACATCGGATCCCCCATCGTGCCCAGGCCGATGAAGCCGACCCGCGTGATCTGATTGTTCATATCGTCGTTCCTTTCAGCTCTCATGCCCGCCGCCCGTCAGGGGCGGGCCGCCTCGCCGTCGAACTCCGGCACGATCCCCCGCTCGGCGAGGATCTCCTCGACCGCGCGCAGACCCTCGACCGCCGCGGGGATGCCGCAGTAGAGGATCGAGTGGATGACCACCTCGCGCAGTTCGAGCGGGGTGACCCCGTTCTCGAGCGCGCCTCGGGCGTGCACTCTGAGCTCGTGGGATTTGCCCTGTGCGATGAGCATCGCGAAGGTGACCCGGCTGCGCTCCGCATACGTCAGCCCCTCTCGCTGCCAGATATCGCCGAAGCAGTACCGGGTGACGAAATCCTGGAGCTTGTCGTTGAGGTCCGTGGTGTGCTCGACCTGCCCCTCGGCCCCCTCCGGGCCGAACATCGTGCGCCGCTGGTTCAGACCGACCTCGTATAGCTCGTCTTGGATCACAATCCGCTCCTTTGAAGATTCCCCCGCGACCGCGTCGCCGCGTGCATCTCACAGTGTGGCGGAGCGACGGCACCCTGAAGTTGTCCAACGCCGCACGCAAACTGGCAGTTCGCGCAGCCGCCGCAGGGTTCACCCCGTCACGTATGGATGGCTCGCCCCGATGCGCCTACTCTTAAGGCGGACGAGGATGTTCATCTGACAGGGAGGCAAGCCGATGTCGGCGCACGATCCGCAATACTCGATGGAGTCTCACGACTCGGTGGGCTTCGATGATTGGGTACGACTCGTCGGCAATCGGTTCGTTCCCCTCGCGCTCTCGACGAAGTCGCCGGAGACCTTCTCGGGCACGATCCGCACCCGCACGATCGGCGGGATCTGCATCACCGATATCGCAGCCTCTCCGCACAGCGTTCACCGCCTCTCGAACGCGATCCGCCGGGATAAGAACGACCACCTCAAGCTGAGCATGCAGCTCGAGGGGACGGGGCTCGTCATGCAGGACGGGCGCAGCGCTCACCTGAGCCCGGGGGACGCGGCGATCTA
This DNA window, taken from Leucobacter tenebrionis, encodes the following:
- a CDS encoding TRAP transporter small permease is translated as MGTSAEPGGSAFDRLLQRCSAALGVVAASALVVLMLATVIDVLVRSITRASLPGMMEIAETALVASVFLGLAWTSIQGGHVAVTVVTDRLKPVPARVVSMLVWVLNTGILAWTTAALFLRAAQSTSMSETRFGLVQWPIWPLRWIIAVGVLFWTVVAIVNLVRVIRGRTAYGEETEVVLDA
- a CDS encoding carboxymuconolactone decarboxylase family protein translates to MIQDELYEVGLNQRRTMFGPEGAEGQVEHTTDLNDKLQDFVTRYCFGDIWQREGLTYAERSRVTFAMLIAQGKSHELRVHARGALENGVTPLELREVVIHSILYCGIPAAVEGLRAVEEILAERGIVPEFDGEAARP
- a CDS encoding NAD(P)-dependent oxidoreductase, yielding MNNQITRVGFIGLGTMGDPMSSNISASGAFDLALFDVDQDRARKLAARIGATAVSSVSDLSDREVIVMMLPTSAIVRRALLDDDGAPRIPARPGTVFVDMSSSDPTETVETGEALERAGYAMVDAPVSGARERAVDGTLSIMLGADDDAAAERAIPVIETMSSRIFRTGRLGTGHAMKALNNFVAAAAFTASSEALIAGSRFGLDPSVMVDVFNASTGQSFVTTHVLPEHVVDGRFASGFALPLFTKDVRIAQRVQRAAGREAPVCDAVTGAMGEALEALGDVDHTRAFEFWRDR